The following coding sequences lie in one Dunckerocampus dactyliophorus isolate RoL2022-P2 chromosome 4, RoL_Ddac_1.1, whole genome shotgun sequence genomic window:
- the LOC129180521 gene encoding zinc finger protein OZF-like isoform X3, with protein sequence MRSETSDTFFTEVQMTSQEAFSSMDNSYAQQLIGRQEERPIQPQCESSTLKQEDSQPPHVKEEEEEPWITQEGECLLGPDEADLTVLPLTVVSVKIEGHEHKPPESSQLHHSPSEENRGAEPPSSSSSSSSPQHMTTEADGDHRGGSQADKLLAPLSESDDVTSHSPEDEEALSSDADGEGDRRSHTDNKHSECPKKKRGKKCLTCSVCAKSFSYERDFARHMRSHTGEKPFSCSVCGQRFSQKSNMVTHMRTHTEEKAFSCSLCDKRFIKKANMESHMRTHTGEKPFSCSVCGKRFSHKIRMVSHMTTHTGEKPFCCSVCGKQFSDKNNMVKHMKTHTGEKPFSCSVCSKRFSEKSHMLSHMRTHTGEKPLSCSVCGNKFAQKSTVVRHMRTHTGEKPFRCSVCDQRFTQKSNMRLHMRTHTCEKTF encoded by the exons atgaggagcgaaacgtccgacaccttcttcacagaagtacagatgacgtctcaagaagccttttcctcgatggacaactcct ACGCCCAGCAGCTGATCGGTCGTCAAGAAGAACGGCCCATTCAGCCGCAATGTGAgagctccactttgaagcaggaggatTCCCAGCCTCcccatgttaaagaggaagaggaggaaccctggatcactcaggagggagagtgtcTTCTAGGGCCAGACGAGGCTGATCTCACAGTGTTGCCACTGACTGTCGTCTCTGTGAAAATTGAAGGCCATGAACACAAACCACCCGaatcctcacagcttcatcacagtccgagtgaggagaacagaggggcggagcctccaagcagcagcagcagtagcagctcaccacaacacatgacaacagaagctgatggagaccaccgtggaggatcacaagcagacaagctCTTAGCTCCCCTGTCAGAAAGTGATGACGTAacatcacactctcctgaggatGAAGAAGCTTTGAGCAGCGATGCAGACGGTGAGGGTGATAGGAGGtctcacactgacaacaaacactctgaatgcCCTAAAAAGAAGAGGGGTAAAAAATGTTtgacctgctcagtttgtgctaaaagcttTTCTTATGAAAGGGATTTTGCTCGACACATGAGatcacacacgggagaaaaaccttttagttgttcagtttgtggtcaaagattctctcaaaagtcaaacatggtaacacacatgagaacgcacacagaagaAAAAGCTTTTAGTTGTTCATTGTGTGACAAAAGATTCATTAAAAAGGCAAATATggaatcacacatgagaacacacacaggagaaaaaccttttagttgttcagtttgtgggaAAAGATTTTCTCATAAGATTAGAATGGTATCACACATGACGACAcatacaggagaaaaaccattttgttgttcagtttgtggtaaacaaTTCTCGGACAAAAATAACATGGTAAAGCACATGaaaacgcacacaggagaaaaaccttttagttgttcagtTTGCAGTAAAAGATTCTCTGAAAAGTCGCACATgctatcacacatgagaacgcacacaggagaaaaacctttgaGTTGCTCTGTTTGTGGCAATAAATTTGCTCAGAAGTCCACTGTTGtgcgacacatgagaacacacactggagaaaaaccttttaggtGTTCAGTTTGTGATCAAAGATTCACTCAGAAGTCAAACATGCgattacacatgagaacacacacgtgcgaaaaaacattttga
- the LOC129180521 gene encoding zinc finger protein OZF-like isoform X2, translated as MRSETSDTFFTEVQMTSQEAFSSMDNSCTTESLHRHAQQLIGRQEERPIQPQCESSTLKQEDSQPPHVKEEEEEPWITQEGECLLGPDEADLTVLPLTVVSVKIEGHEHKPPESSQLHHSPSEENRGAEPPSSSSSSSSPQHMTTEADGDHRGGSQADKLLAPLSESDDVTSHSPEDEEALSSDADGEGDRRSHTDNKHSECPKKKRGKKCLTCSVCAKSFSYERDFARHMRSHTGEKPFSCSVCGQRFSQKSNMVTHMRTHTEEKAFSCSLCDKRFIKKANMESHMRTHTGEKPFSCSVCGKRFSHKIRMVSHMTTHTGEKPFCCSVCGKQFSDKNNMVKHMKTHTGEKPFSCSVCSKRFSEKSHMLSHMRTHTGEKPLSCSVCGNKFAQKSTVVRHMRTHTGEKPFRCSVCDQRFTQKSNMRLHMRTHTCEKTF; from the exons atgaggagcgaaacgtccgacaccttcttcacagaagtacagatgacgtctcaagaagccttttcctcgatggacaactcctgtacgactgagagcctacacagac ACGCCCAGCAGCTGATCGGTCGTCAAGAAGAACGGCCCATTCAGCCGCAATGTGAgagctccactttgaagcaggaggatTCCCAGCCTCcccatgttaaagaggaagaggaggaaccctggatcactcaggagggagagtgtcTTCTAGGGCCAGACGAGGCTGATCTCACAGTGTTGCCACTGACTGTCGTCTCTGTGAAAATTGAAGGCCATGAACACAAACCACCCGaatcctcacagcttcatcacagtccgagtgaggagaacagaggggcggagcctccaagcagcagcagcagtagcagctcaccacaacacatgacaacagaagctgatggagaccaccgtggaggatcacaagcagacaagctCTTAGCTCCCCTGTCAGAAAGTGATGACGTAacatcacactctcctgaggatGAAGAAGCTTTGAGCAGCGATGCAGACGGTGAGGGTGATAGGAGGtctcacactgacaacaaacactctgaatgcCCTAAAAAGAAGAGGGGTAAAAAATGTTtgacctgctcagtttgtgctaaaagcttTTCTTATGAAAGGGATTTTGCTCGACACATGAGatcacacacgggagaaaaaccttttagttgttcagtttgtggtcaaagattctctcaaaagtcaaacatggtaacacacatgagaacgcacacagaagaAAAAGCTTTTAGTTGTTCATTGTGTGACAAAAGATTCATTAAAAAGGCAAATATggaatcacacatgagaacacacacaggagaaaaaccttttagttgttcagtttgtgggaAAAGATTTTCTCATAAGATTAGAATGGTATCACACATGACGACAcatacaggagaaaaaccattttgttgttcagtttgtggtaaacaaTTCTCGGACAAAAATAACATGGTAAAGCACATGaaaacgcacacaggagaaaaaccttttagttgttcagtTTGCAGTAAAAGATTCTCTGAAAAGTCGCACATgctatcacacatgagaacgcacacaggagaaaaacctttgaGTTGCTCTGTTTGTGGCAATAAATTTGCTCAGAAGTCCACTGTTGtgcgacacatgagaacacacactggagaaaaaccttttaggtGTTCAGTTTGTGATCAAAGATTCACTCAGAAGTCAAACATGCgattacacatgagaacacacacgtgcgaaaaaacattttga
- the LOC129180521 gene encoding gastrula zinc finger protein XlCGF57.1-like isoform X1: MLKELVKERLLAAADEIFALFERTIASYEEELSRTREETERHRQQLEAVSKTQIVLHFEDAQQLIGRQEERPIQPQCESSTLKQEDSQPPHVKEEEEEPWITQEGECLLGPDEADLTVLPLTVVSVKIEGHEHKPPESSQLHHSPSEENRGAEPPSSSSSSSSPQHMTTEADGDHRGGSQADKLLAPLSESDDVTSHSPEDEEALSSDADGEGDRRSHTDNKHSECPKKKRGKKCLTCSVCAKSFSYERDFARHMRSHTGEKPFSCSVCGQRFSQKSNMVTHMRTHTEEKAFSCSLCDKRFIKKANMESHMRTHTGEKPFSCSVCGKRFSHKIRMVSHMTTHTGEKPFCCSVCGKQFSDKNNMVKHMKTHTGEKPFSCSVCSKRFSEKSHMLSHMRTHTGEKPLSCSVCGNKFAQKSTVVRHMRTHTGEKPFRCSVCDQRFTQKSNMRLHMRTHTCEKTF; this comes from the exons atgttgaaagagttGGTGAAGGAGCGACTATTGGCGGCAGCTGATGAAATATTCGCGCTGTTTGAAAGAACGATAGCGTCATATGAGGAGGAACTTTCCCGAACGAGAGAGGAGACGGAGCGACATCGACAACAACTGGAAGCTGTTAGCAAGACTCAAATAGTGTTACACTTTGAAG ACGCCCAGCAGCTGATCGGTCGTCAAGAAGAACGGCCCATTCAGCCGCAATGTGAgagctccactttgaagcaggaggatTCCCAGCCTCcccatgttaaagaggaagaggaggaaccctggatcactcaggagggagagtgtcTTCTAGGGCCAGACGAGGCTGATCTCACAGTGTTGCCACTGACTGTCGTCTCTGTGAAAATTGAAGGCCATGAACACAAACCACCCGaatcctcacagcttcatcacagtccgagtgaggagaacagaggggcggagcctccaagcagcagcagcagtagcagctcaccacaacacatgacaacagaagctgatggagaccaccgtggaggatcacaagcagacaagctCTTAGCTCCCCTGTCAGAAAGTGATGACGTAacatcacactctcctgaggatGAAGAAGCTTTGAGCAGCGATGCAGACGGTGAGGGTGATAGGAGGtctcacactgacaacaaacactctgaatgcCCTAAAAAGAAGAGGGGTAAAAAATGTTtgacctgctcagtttgtgctaaaagcttTTCTTATGAAAGGGATTTTGCTCGACACATGAGatcacacacgggagaaaaaccttttagttgttcagtttgtggtcaaagattctctcaaaagtcaaacatggtaacacacatgagaacgcacacagaagaAAAAGCTTTTAGTTGTTCATTGTGTGACAAAAGATTCATTAAAAAGGCAAATATggaatcacacatgagaacacacacaggagaaaaaccttttagttgttcagtttgtgggaAAAGATTTTCTCATAAGATTAGAATGGTATCACACATGACGACAcatacaggagaaaaaccattttgttgttcagtttgtggtaaacaaTTCTCGGACAAAAATAACATGGTAAAGCACATGaaaacgcacacaggagaaaaaccttttagttgttcagtTTGCAGTAAAAGATTCTCTGAAAAGTCGCACATgctatcacacatgagaacgcacacaggagaaaaacctttgaGTTGCTCTGTTTGTGGCAATAAATTTGCTCAGAAGTCCACTGTTGtgcgacacatgagaacacacactggagaaaaaccttttaggtGTTCAGTTTGTGATCAAAGATTCACTCAGAAGTCAAACATGCgattacacatgagaacacacacgtgcgaaaaaacattttga
- the LOC129180521 gene encoding zinc finger protein OZF-like isoform X4, producing the protein MIFSAFSNAQQLIGRQEERPIQPQCESSTLKQEDSQPPHVKEEEEEPWITQEGECLLGPDEADLTVLPLTVVSVKIEGHEHKPPESSQLHHSPSEENRGAEPPSSSSSSSSPQHMTTEADGDHRGGSQADKLLAPLSESDDVTSHSPEDEEALSSDADGEGDRRSHTDNKHSECPKKKRGKKCLTCSVCAKSFSYERDFARHMRSHTGEKPFSCSVCGQRFSQKSNMVTHMRTHTEEKAFSCSLCDKRFIKKANMESHMRTHTGEKPFSCSVCGKRFSHKIRMVSHMTTHTGEKPFCCSVCGKQFSDKNNMVKHMKTHTGEKPFSCSVCSKRFSEKSHMLSHMRTHTGEKPLSCSVCGNKFAQKSTVVRHMRTHTGEKPFRCSVCDQRFTQKSNMRLHMRTHTCEKTF; encoded by the exons Atgatcttctcagccttttcaa ACGCCCAGCAGCTGATCGGTCGTCAAGAAGAACGGCCCATTCAGCCGCAATGTGAgagctccactttgaagcaggaggatTCCCAGCCTCcccatgttaaagaggaagaggaggaaccctggatcactcaggagggagagtgtcTTCTAGGGCCAGACGAGGCTGATCTCACAGTGTTGCCACTGACTGTCGTCTCTGTGAAAATTGAAGGCCATGAACACAAACCACCCGaatcctcacagcttcatcacagtccgagtgaggagaacagaggggcggagcctccaagcagcagcagcagtagcagctcaccacaacacatgacaacagaagctgatggagaccaccgtggaggatcacaagcagacaagctCTTAGCTCCCCTGTCAGAAAGTGATGACGTAacatcacactctcctgaggatGAAGAAGCTTTGAGCAGCGATGCAGACGGTGAGGGTGATAGGAGGtctcacactgacaacaaacactctgaatgcCCTAAAAAGAAGAGGGGTAAAAAATGTTtgacctgctcagtttgtgctaaaagcttTTCTTATGAAAGGGATTTTGCTCGACACATGAGatcacacacgggagaaaaaccttttagttgttcagtttgtggtcaaagattctctcaaaagtcaaacatggtaacacacatgagaacgcacacagaagaAAAAGCTTTTAGTTGTTCATTGTGTGACAAAAGATTCATTAAAAAGGCAAATATggaatcacacatgagaacacacacaggagaaaaaccttttagttgttcagtttgtgggaAAAGATTTTCTCATAAGATTAGAATGGTATCACACATGACGACAcatacaggagaaaaaccattttgttgttcagtttgtggtaaacaaTTCTCGGACAAAAATAACATGGTAAAGCACATGaaaacgcacacaggagaaaaaccttttagttgttcagtTTGCAGTAAAAGATTCTCTGAAAAGTCGCACATgctatcacacatgagaacgcacacaggagaaaaacctttgaGTTGCTCTGTTTGTGGCAATAAATTTGCTCAGAAGTCCACTGTTGtgcgacacatgagaacacacactggagaaaaaccttttaggtGTTCAGTTTGTGATCAAAGATTCACTCAGAAGTCAAACATGCgattacacatgagaacacacacgtgcgaaaaaacattttga